The proteins below come from a single Gordonia pseudamarae genomic window:
- a CDS encoding FAD-binding dehydrogenase, which produces MTQQHADAVVVGSGLAGLVATYELTRAGRRVIVVDQENRNNLGGQAFWSLGGLFLVDSPEQRRLGISDSAELALQDWMGSAGFDREDEDYWPRQWARAYVEFAAGDKRQYLHDLGLRFVPVVGWAERGGGFADGHGNSVPRFHLTWGTGPEVVRIFAEPVLEAEKRGLVQFRFRHRVDELIVEDGVAVGVRGAALSACDDLERGKASDREVTGDFEVRAGAVIVTTGGIGHNHDLIRKNWPTERLGKAPEHMISGVPAYVDGRMLGIAEAAGAGLVNRDRMWHYTEGIHNWDPIWPDHAIRIIPGPSSLWLDANGNRLAAPNFPGFDTNSTMREILKTGYDYSWFVLTQSIVEKEFMLSGSEQNPDFTSKNLKIAARSRLSKGAPGPVDAFTRHGDDFVVADDLPTLVAGMNRIARGPALDLAHIERVISARDAQIDNKFTKDAQIMAITNARQYVGDRVVRVAKPHKLLDPAHGPLIAVRLNILTRKTLGGLETNLDSAVMRPDGTPFDGLYAAGEVAGFGGGGVHGYNALEGTFLGGCIFSGRAAGRAAARG; this is translated from the coding sequence TTGACGCAGCAGCACGCCGACGCCGTGGTCGTCGGATCCGGCCTGGCCGGTCTGGTCGCCACGTACGAGCTGACCAGGGCCGGCCGCAGGGTGATCGTCGTCGACCAGGAGAACCGCAACAATCTCGGCGGTCAGGCATTCTGGTCGCTCGGCGGGCTGTTCCTGGTGGACAGTCCTGAGCAGCGCCGTCTGGGGATCAGCGACTCGGCCGAGCTGGCGCTGCAGGACTGGATGGGTTCGGCCGGGTTCGACCGCGAGGACGAGGACTACTGGCCGCGGCAGTGGGCCCGTGCGTACGTGGAGTTCGCCGCCGGCGACAAGCGGCAGTATCTGCACGATCTGGGCCTGCGGTTCGTCCCGGTGGTGGGCTGGGCCGAACGCGGGGGCGGTTTCGCCGACGGCCACGGCAACTCCGTGCCCCGCTTCCACCTCACCTGGGGTACCGGACCCGAGGTGGTGCGGATCTTCGCCGAGCCGGTGCTCGAGGCGGAGAAGCGCGGTCTGGTGCAGTTCCGGTTCCGGCACCGGGTCGACGAGCTGATCGTCGAGGACGGTGTCGCGGTCGGCGTCCGGGGCGCCGCCCTGTCCGCGTGTGACGATCTCGAACGTGGCAAGGCCTCCGACCGTGAGGTCACCGGCGACTTCGAGGTGCGCGCCGGCGCCGTGATCGTCACGACCGGCGGCATCGGCCACAACCACGACCTGATCCGCAAGAACTGGCCCACCGAACGTCTCGGCAAGGCGCCCGAGCACATGATCTCGGGTGTGCCCGCCTACGTCGACGGACGGATGCTCGGAATCGCCGAGGCGGCCGGCGCGGGCCTGGTGAATCGTGACCGCATGTGGCACTACACCGAAGGCATCCACAATTGGGATCCGATCTGGCCCGATCACGCGATCCGGATCATCCCCGGTCCGTCCTCGTTGTGGCTCGACGCGAACGGCAATCGGCTCGCGGCCCCCAATTTTCCCGGTTTCGATACCAATTCGACGATGCGCGAAATCCTGAAAACCGGCTACGACTATTCCTGGTTCGTCCTCACCCAGAGCATTGTGGAAAAAGAGTTCATGCTTTCGGGATCCGAACAGAATCCCGATTTCACCAGTAAGAATCTGAAGATCGCGGCGCGCAGCCGCCTGTCCAAGGGCGCACCGGGGCCGGTCGACGCCTTCACCAGGCACGGCGACGATTTCGTGGTCGCCGACGACCTGCCGACGCTGGTGGCCGGGATGAACAGGATCGCCCGCGGTCCGGCGCTCGATCTGGCGCACATCGAACGGGTCATCTCCGCGCGTGATGCGCAGATCGACAACAAGTTCACCAAGGACGCGCAGATCATGGCGATAACCAACGCGCGCCAGTACGTCGGTGACCGGGTGGTGCGGGTGGCCAAGCCGCACAAGCTGCTCGATCCGGCGCACGGCCCGCTGATCGCGGTGCGGCTGAACATCCTGACCCGCAAGACGCTGGGCGGCTTGGAAACAAACCTCGACTCGGCCGTGATGCGCCCGGACGGAACGCCGTTCGACGGGCTGTACGCGGCCGGCGAGGTCGCCGGTTTCGGCGGCGGCGGCGTGCACGGCTACAACGCGCTGGAGGGAACGTTCCTGGGCGGCTGCATCTTCTCGGGCCGGGCCGCGGGACGGGCCGCCGCCCGGGGCTGA
- a CDS encoding alpha/beta hydrolase translates to MFKRVRKRLVAGVVAAVALTSGAVVATAPEATAAGTTEYVYSASMGRNVPVRIISGGGGAAKPTLYLLDGLRAPANNSGWLINTNVDSFMVGKGVNVAIPFGGGGSFYTDWQKTDPKLGKNKWETFLTRELPGYMKRKYNSDNRRNAVAGLSMSGTAALNLASRHPRFYKAVASYSGYPTVTMPGFNQGIQVSVMEMGGDPSNMWGTAPFGAWTANDPFLTANNLAGKYVYVSSGSGVGNRNAALVPGSANFDAVKFAQMVPLEVAASTSSRLYIARLAAVPGVKLKTHISPDGGHWWDYWQDRFKESWYTTFKPALF, encoded by the coding sequence ATGTTCAAGCGCGTTCGCAAACGCCTTGTGGCCGGTGTTGTCGCCGCGGTCGCACTCACCAGCGGTGCGGTGGTGGCCACCGCGCCCGAAGCCACCGCCGCCGGTACCACCGAGTACGTCTATTCGGCCTCGATGGGACGCAACGTGCCCGTCCGCATCATCAGCGGCGGAGGCGGGGCGGCCAAGCCCACGCTGTACCTGCTCGACGGACTGCGCGCCCCCGCCAACAACAGCGGCTGGCTGATCAACACCAACGTCGACAGCTTCATGGTCGGCAAGGGCGTCAACGTCGCCATCCCGTTCGGCGGCGGTGGCTCGTTCTACACCGACTGGCAGAAGACCGACCCCAAGCTCGGCAAGAACAAGTGGGAGACCTTCCTCACCCGCGAGCTGCCCGGCTACATGAAGCGCAAGTACAACAGTGACAACCGGCGCAACGCCGTCGCCGGTCTCTCGATGTCCGGTACCGCCGCGCTCAATCTCGCCTCGCGCCACCCCCGCTTCTACAAGGCCGTCGCGTCCTACAGTGGTTACCCGACAGTCACCATGCCCGGGTTCAACCAGGGCATCCAGGTGTCGGTGATGGAGATGGGCGGCGATCCCAGCAACATGTGGGGTACCGCGCCGTTCGGCGCCTGGACCGCCAATGACCCGTTCCTGACCGCCAACAACCTCGCCGGCAAGTACGTGTACGTCTCCTCGGGCAGCGGTGTCGGCAACCGGAACGCGGCCCTCGTGCCCGGCAGCGCCAATTTCGACGCCGTCAAGTTCGCGCAGATGGTTCCGCTGGAGGTCGCCGCCTCCACCAGCAGCCGCCTCTACATCGCCCGCCTGGCCGCGGTGCCCGGCGTCAAGCTCAAGACCCACATCTCGCCCGACGGCGGACACTGGTGGGACTACTGGCAGGACCGGTTCAAGGAGTCCTGGTACACCACCTTCAAGCCCGCGCTGTTCTGA
- a CDS encoding DUF3068 domain-containing protein, giving the protein MRRIWPALLALFGFAFITAAILIPTVLVSQLRVVPLDLDITSDATTVSADGGTGDRFPAVVLDRCSLSEQRARQLDAHLTQQRRSVIIDPSSKTRATVQSAQTVRIDRVRDADGNETDLSFAAIGEQRTCNDGLLSATIDRVSVNRKTSVPDGKVHSIQFDALPEGGNLEDVSVDVPRQGFQYKFGFNVQKRPYLYFDSNTRTDNPAEFVGETTIKGLKVYEFVSEVPETDLSELPNPQGEAALGTMLSQPASWWGITGTGIRPTDSVTMHRYAKATRHVFVEPTTGTIVDGKEDQEQYYRSPDQSESMPAAIRDYKLHALKGTFKWADSTVARQVDKADHYKGLLTLAKVWLPLILGIIGALLILAWLWLFLRSRRAEADGPSDDGSAYDYEAPAAAGSWSAPAQSSPDSSTTVLPRDDAPTAGVGPWDRPTEQIPHLDEGDGPDDPLRKR; this is encoded by the coding sequence ATGAGACGTATCTGGCCGGCGCTGCTGGCTCTGTTCGGCTTCGCCTTCATCACCGCGGCGATCCTCATCCCAACCGTCCTGGTGTCGCAGCTCCGCGTGGTGCCACTGGACCTGGACATCACCTCCGACGCCACGACGGTATCCGCGGACGGCGGAACCGGCGACCGCTTCCCCGCAGTCGTCCTCGACCGCTGCTCGCTGAGCGAGCAGCGGGCGCGTCAGCTCGACGCCCATCTGACGCAGCAGCGGCGATCGGTGATCATCGACCCGTCCAGCAAGACGCGCGCCACCGTGCAGTCCGCACAGACGGTTCGGATCGACCGGGTCCGCGATGCCGACGGCAACGAGACCGATCTGTCGTTCGCGGCGATCGGTGAGCAGCGGACCTGCAACGACGGTCTGCTCAGCGCCACCATCGACCGCGTCTCCGTCAACCGCAAGACCTCCGTCCCCGACGGCAAGGTCCACTCCATCCAGTTCGACGCGCTGCCCGAGGGCGGCAACCTCGAGGATGTGTCGGTCGACGTGCCCCGTCAGGGCTTCCAGTACAAGTTCGGATTCAACGTTCAGAAGCGTCCCTACCTGTACTTCGACAGCAACACCCGCACCGACAACCCCGCCGAGTTCGTCGGCGAGACCACCATCAAGGGTCTGAAGGTGTACGAATTCGTCAGCGAGGTTCCCGAGACCGACCTGTCCGAACTGCCCAACCCGCAGGGTGAGGCCGCACTCGGCACCATGCTGAGCCAGCCGGCCAGCTGGTGGGGCATCACCGGCACCGGCATCAGGCCGACCGACTCGGTGACCATGCACCGCTATGCCAAGGCCACCCGGCACGTATTCGTCGAACCCACCACCGGCACCATCGTCGACGGCAAGGAAGATCAGGAGCAGTACTACCGCTCCCCCGATCAGAGCGAATCGATGCCGGCCGCGATCCGCGATTACAAGCTGCACGCGCTCAAGGGCACCTTCAAGTGGGCGGACAGCACCGTCGCCCGGCAGGTCGACAAGGCCGACCACTACAAGGGTCTGCTCACCCTGGCCAAGGTCTGGTTGCCGCTGATCCTCGGCATCATCGGTGCGCTGCTGATCCTGGCCTGGCTGTGGCTGTTCCTGCGTAGCCGCCGCGCCGAGGCCGACGGACCGTCCGACGACGGCAGCGCCTACGACTACGAGGCCCCGGCCGCCGCCGGCTCGTGGTCGGCACCCGCGCAGTCCTCGCCCGACAGCTCCACGACGGTCCTGCCCCGCGACGACGCACCCACGGCCGGGGTCGGCCCGTGGGACCGTCCGACAGAGCAGATCCCCCACCTCGACGAAGGTGACGGACCTGACGATCCCCTCCGCAAGCGGTAG
- a CDS encoding ArsR/SmtB family transcription factor, which translates to MSGPGTADHTPDASLHHRVEPDTEHLQAATEVFAMLADPTRLGLLWHLTDGESDVSALTEAVGASRTAVSQHLAKLRFTGLVDTRREGRRVVYRIRDGHIARLVREGLNHADHRITGEPGHD; encoded by the coding sequence GTGAGCGGCCCGGGCACCGCCGACCACACACCCGACGCCAGCCTGCACCATCGCGTCGAACCCGACACCGAACACCTGCAGGCGGCCACCGAGGTGTTCGCGATGCTCGCCGATCCCACCCGGCTCGGACTGCTCTGGCACCTCACCGACGGCGAATCCGATGTCTCCGCGCTCACCGAAGCAGTCGGCGCATCACGTACCGCGGTCAGTCAGCACCTGGCCAAGCTCCGCTTCACCGGGCTCGTCGACACCCGCCGGGAGGGACGCCGGGTGGTGTACCGCATCCGCGACGGCCACATCGCACGACTGGTCCGCGAAGGCCTCAACCACGCCGACCATCGGATCACCGGAGAACCCGGACACGACTGA
- a CDS encoding MFS transporter codes for MVFLPNNPVFRRLYAAQVSSLLGSGLLTVALALLAARLADDNAGAVLGTALTIKMVAYVAMAPVMRAACERLPRTTVLVGADIVRLLMVALLPLVTDVWQIYVLVFALQTASATFTPVFTATIPAVLDDRDDYTGAVAASRIAYDLEALASPALAAALLFVVAPPGLFLIAATGFAASALLVGSVRGPLRGTAPPAAPDTPAPFHRRATSGLRIMLSQSTFRGLIAINLCCAAATAPVMVYSVVYVHTELGMGATALAALLAACGIGSLCTALALPIVSRRLSPRATALAGALAACGSLVLTTVTHLTGLGYPGLSVAWFVAGVGTSLMNTSAPRLIADHTDTRTADDVFTAQFSASHAAFLLTYPIAGATATLGAGGPAVLFAVAVVGLTAAALTWHAPAGRAPAPSAHRRAPAPARVNTPI; via the coding sequence ATGGTGTTCCTGCCGAACAATCCGGTCTTCCGGCGCCTCTACGCCGCACAGGTGTCGTCCCTACTCGGCTCCGGACTGCTCACGGTGGCACTCGCACTACTCGCCGCCCGACTCGCCGACGACAACGCGGGCGCGGTTCTCGGCACCGCGCTCACCATCAAGATGGTCGCCTACGTCGCGATGGCACCGGTGATGCGCGCCGCCTGCGAACGCCTGCCGCGCACCACGGTCCTCGTCGGCGCCGATATCGTCCGGCTGCTGATGGTCGCGCTGCTGCCGCTGGTGACCGACGTCTGGCAGATCTATGTCCTCGTCTTCGCCCTGCAGACCGCCTCGGCCACCTTCACCCCTGTCTTCACCGCGACGATCCCCGCCGTCCTCGACGACCGCGACGACTACACCGGGGCGGTCGCGGCCTCCCGCATCGCCTACGATCTCGAGGCGCTCGCCTCCCCGGCACTGGCGGCCGCACTGTTGTTCGTGGTCGCGCCGCCGGGCCTGTTCCTCATCGCCGCAACAGGATTCGCCGCCTCGGCACTGCTCGTCGGCTCGGTTCGCGGCCCATTGCGCGGCACCGCGCCACCGGCTGCCCCCGACACCCCCGCGCCGTTCCACCGACGGGCAACCTCCGGACTGCGGATCATGCTGTCACAGAGCACTTTCCGTGGCCTGATCGCGATCAATCTGTGTTGCGCCGCCGCCACCGCACCGGTGATGGTGTACTCGGTGGTCTACGTCCACACCGAACTCGGCATGGGCGCCACCGCCCTCGCCGCCCTGCTCGCCGCCTGCGGTATCGGGTCGCTGTGCACCGCGCTGGCGCTGCCGATCGTCAGCCGTCGCCTGTCACCGCGCGCGACGGCACTGGCCGGCGCACTCGCGGCGTGCGGATCGCTCGTTCTCACCACCGTCACGCACCTCACCGGCCTCGGCTACCCGGGTCTGTCGGTCGCCTGGTTCGTCGCCGGCGTCGGCACGTCGCTGATGAATACGTCCGCGCCGCGCCTGATCGCCGACCACACCGATACCCGCACCGCCGACGACGTGTTCACCGCCCAATTCTCCGCGTCGCACGCCGCTTTCCTGCTCACCTATCCGATCGCCGGTGCGACCGCCACCCTCGGCGCGGGCGGCCCCGCGGTCCTGTTCGCCGTCGCCGTGGTCGGCCTGACCGCGGCGGCGCTCACATGGCACGCTCCCGCCGGCCGCGCCCCTGCCCCATCCGCCCACCGCCGCGCGCCCGCACCCGCTAGGGTGAACACACCGATCTGA
- a CDS encoding alpha/beta fold hydrolase: MDQRGTPSRPAASGAGFVHTPVRGARLAWTEAGCGPPVIWAHGLTSRAYAQEEAGLFDWTPLESGHRLIRYDARGHGLSSGGADPAEYTWPQLAEDLLGLLDAVVPGEPVAGVGASMGAATLLYAALADPDRFGRLVLVTPPTMWATRAEQSAGRLAAADFAERSGRAALEAIAGGMPSSALAGVAGAAPPIEVSDALLPSVLRGAAHSDAPAATDLARIGVPTLVLSWTGDPGHPVGSGEALVRCLPDAVLYVAGTPRELAGWPDLVRRFLA, translated from the coding sequence ATGGATCAACGAGGTACACCGAGCCGCCCGGCCGCATCCGGTGCGGGGTTCGTCCACACACCGGTCAGGGGTGCGCGACTGGCATGGACGGAGGCCGGCTGCGGGCCGCCGGTGATCTGGGCGCACGGTCTGACCTCGCGGGCGTACGCGCAGGAGGAGGCCGGATTGTTCGACTGGACTCCACTCGAGTCCGGTCACCGGTTGATCCGGTACGACGCCCGCGGGCACGGCCTGTCGTCGGGCGGGGCCGACCCGGCCGAGTACACCTGGCCACAGCTCGCCGAGGACCTGCTCGGCCTGCTCGATGCGGTCGTACCCGGTGAGCCGGTGGCCGGGGTCGGCGCGTCGATGGGGGCGGCGACGCTGCTGTATGCCGCGCTGGCGGACCCGGACCGGTTCGGCAGGCTGGTGTTGGTGACGCCGCCGACGATGTGGGCCACGCGCGCGGAGCAGTCGGCCGGACGTCTGGCCGCCGCCGACTTCGCCGAGCGGTCGGGCCGGGCGGCGCTGGAGGCCATCGCCGGTGGTATGCCCTCGTCCGCGCTTGCGGGGGTGGCCGGGGCCGCGCCGCCCATCGAGGTGTCCGATGCGCTGTTGCCGTCGGTGCTGCGCGGCGCCGCGCACTCGGATGCGCCGGCCGCCACGGACCTGGCCCGCATCGGGGTGCCGACGCTGGTGCTGAGCTGGACCGGCGACCCGGGACATCCGGTGGGCAGCGGCGAGGCGCTCGTCCGGTGCCTGCCCGATGCGGTGCTGTATGTGGCCGGGACGCCGCGGGAACTGGCCGGCTGGCCCGATCTGGTGCGCCGCTTCCTCGCCTGA
- the nadB gene encoding L-aspartate oxidase, producing MTDSADRADFVVVGAGIAGLTAAIRAAEAGCRVVVLNKGPSWCADRAEQSTSTFYAQGGVAVVTGGDPADPGDPADSVDLHLSDTLAAGAGLADAASARPILADGYDAVWGLMAWGAEFDRTADGLLSRTREGGHSVRRIIHAGGDATGAAIQRALGARVTRPADGSQIDVRDEAIATGVVVADGRAVGVRYLRGGVEHAVYAPTILLATGGAGHLYAATTNPAGATADGIALALRAGAHVADLEFIQFHPTMLYLGPGGAARGRRTLISEAVRGEGGRLVDVDGRSVTDGVHPLGDLAPRDVVANAVRAAIVRTGHPCVYLDVTAVRGATGGFESRFPTVTAGLVASGVDPSSGRIPVVPGAHYLCGGVVTDASGATGVPGLLAAGEVARTGLHGGNRLASNSLLEGLVVGRRAAALAVSRRDLPISDGYAGAVSDGSVPRVLDRTVLQDTMTTHVALGRDAAGLGAAAGILDGAPRSAGPLGIRHVEDAALTLTARAVIAAAAARTETRGSHVRLDHPGTAPDAVSHAFRLDGDELVPADLVPGAVAGLVAHR from the coding sequence ATGACGGACAGTGCCGATCGCGCCGACTTCGTCGTCGTCGGGGCCGGGATCGCGGGGCTGACCGCCGCGATCCGGGCGGCCGAGGCCGGATGCCGTGTCGTCGTCCTCAACAAGGGGCCGAGCTGGTGCGCAGATCGCGCCGAGCAGTCGACGTCCACGTTCTACGCGCAGGGCGGCGTCGCCGTCGTCACCGGCGGCGACCCGGCCGATCCCGGTGACCCCGCGGACTCGGTCGACCTGCACCTGTCCGACACACTGGCCGCGGGCGCCGGTCTGGCCGACGCGGCATCGGCGCGGCCGATCCTGGCCGACGGGTACGACGCGGTGTGGGGGTTGATGGCCTGGGGGGCGGAATTCGATCGCACCGCCGACGGGCTGCTCTCCCGCACCCGTGAAGGCGGTCATTCGGTGCGCCGCATCATCCATGCCGGCGGGGATGCCACCGGCGCCGCCATCCAGCGGGCGCTCGGGGCGCGGGTGACCCGCCCGGCCGACGGCTCGCAGATCGATGTGCGCGACGAGGCGATCGCCACCGGGGTGGTCGTCGCGGACGGACGTGCGGTGGGTGTGCGCTACCTACGCGGCGGCGTCGAGCACGCCGTGTACGCGCCGACGATCCTGCTCGCCACCGGCGGCGCCGGACATCTCTACGCGGCCACGACCAACCCGGCCGGGGCCACCGCCGATGGCATCGCGCTGGCCCTGCGCGCCGGCGCCCACGTCGCCGACCTCGAATTCATCCAGTTCCATCCGACGATGCTCTATCTCGGTCCGGGCGGTGCCGCCCGGGGACGGCGCACCCTGATCAGTGAGGCCGTGCGCGGTGAGGGCGGCAGGCTCGTCGACGTCGACGGCCGGTCGGTCACCGACGGGGTGCACCCGCTCGGGGATCTGGCACCGCGGGACGTGGTCGCCAACGCGGTCCGGGCCGCGATCGTGCGGACCGGACATCCGTGCGTCTATCTCGACGTCACCGCGGTGCGCGGTGCGACGGGTGGTTTCGAGTCCCGGTTCCCGACCGTCACGGCGGGCCTGGTGGCCTCCGGTGTCGACCCGTCATCGGGCCGGATTCCCGTGGTGCCCGGCGCCCACTATCTGTGTGGCGGTGTGGTCACCGACGCGTCCGGCGCCACCGGTGTGCCGGGACTGCTCGCGGCCGGCGAGGTCGCCCGCACCGGTCTGCACGGCGGCAACCGGCTGGCATCCAACAGCCTGCTCGAAGGGCTCGTGGTGGGTCGGCGGGCGGCGGCCCTGGCGGTCTCGCGCCGGGACCTGCCGATATCCGACGGGTATGCCGGAGCGGTGTCCGACGGGTCGGTGCCGCGGGTCCTCGATCGCACCGTTCTGCAGGACACGATGACCACCCATGTCGCGCTCGGCCGGGACGCCGCGGGGCTCGGGGCCGCCGCCGGCATCCTCGACGGCGCGCCCCGCTCGGCCGGGCCGCTCGGCATCCGCCACGTGGAGGACGCGGCGCTGACGCTGACCGCCCGCGCGGTGATCGCCGCGGCGGCCGCGCGCACCGAGACCCGGGGGTCGCACGTGCGTCTGGACCACCCCGGAACCGCACCCGACGCGGTGTCGCACGCCTTCCGGCTCGACGGCGACGAGCTGGTGCCCGCGGACCTCGTGCCGGGAGCGGTCGCCGGGCTGGTCGCGCATCGCTAG
- a CDS encoding FAD-binding protein, translated as MAGSTEIPRTVALADVPQFTDEVDVLVVGLGMAGGCAAVEAASHGARVLVLERAAVAGGTTSLAGGHFYLGGGTAVQAATGHADSAEEMEKYLNAVSADPDPEKIHLYCRDSVDHFNWLEALGFSFERSYFPDKAIIQPQTQGLMYTGNEKVWPFRDIAAPAPRGHKVPVPGDTGGASLVIGLLVKRLAELSVEVRYETGARQLVVDPDGRVAGVAWKSPDGSGFIRAGSVIITAGGFVSNSAMIAENVPQMAEKPYPLGTTYDDGLGLRMGVSVGAQLRGMDQAFVTAPIYPPASMVMGVLVNKNGDRFVAEDSYHSRTSAFVLEQPESVGYLVIDETHMNPEKNYLVPLIDGWETIEEMEAGLGIPEGRLRDTIERYNEHAANGEDPDFHKAPEYLAPLTQGPWAAYNLSLGKAMYAGFTMGGMATTVDGRVRRADGSVIEGLYAAGACASNIAENGKNYASGTQLGEGSYFGRRAGRHAAAAATD; from the coding sequence ATGGCAGGCAGTACAGAGATTCCCCGGACCGTCGCCCTCGCCGACGTCCCACAGTTCACCGACGAGGTCGACGTGCTGGTCGTCGGGCTAGGCATGGCCGGCGGGTGCGCCGCCGTCGAAGCGGCGAGCCACGGCGCCCGCGTCCTCGTCCTCGAACGCGCGGCCGTCGCCGGTGGCACCACCTCACTCGCCGGCGGACACTTCTACCTCGGCGGCGGCACCGCCGTCCAGGCGGCGACCGGGCACGCGGACTCCGCGGAAGAGATGGAGAAGTACCTCAACGCCGTGTCGGCCGACCCCGACCCGGAGAAGATCCACTTGTACTGCCGCGACAGCGTCGATCACTTCAACTGGCTCGAAGCTCTGGGGTTCAGCTTCGAACGCAGCTACTTCCCCGACAAGGCCATCATCCAGCCCCAGACCCAGGGCCTGATGTACACGGGCAACGAAAAGGTGTGGCCGTTCCGCGACATCGCCGCCCCCGCACCCCGAGGACACAAGGTCCCGGTACCCGGCGATACCGGAGGCGCGTCACTGGTGATCGGACTGCTGGTCAAGAGACTGGCCGAACTCAGCGTCGAGGTTCGCTACGAGACCGGCGCCCGGCAACTGGTGGTGGACCCCGACGGCCGGGTCGCCGGGGTGGCGTGGAAGTCCCCGGACGGCTCCGGTTTCATCCGCGCCGGATCGGTGATCATCACCGCCGGCGGATTCGTCTCCAACTCGGCGATGATCGCCGAGAACGTTCCTCAGATGGCCGAGAAGCCCTACCCCTTGGGCACCACCTACGACGACGGCCTCGGCCTGCGCATGGGGGTCTCGGTGGGTGCGCAACTGCGCGGCATGGACCAGGCGTTCGTCACCGCACCCATCTATCCGCCCGCCAGCATGGTCATGGGTGTGCTCGTGAACAAGAACGGTGACCGGTTCGTCGCCGAGGATTCCTATCATTCGCGGACATCGGCCTTCGTTCTGGAACAACCGGAGTCCGTCGGATATCTCGTCATCGACGAAACCCACATGAATCCGGAGAAGAACTACCTGGTGCCGCTGATCGACGGTTGGGAAACCATCGAGGAAATGGAGGCCGGACTCGGCATTCCCGAGGGCAGGCTCCGCGACACCATCGAGCGATACAACGAGCACGCCGCGAACGGGGAGGACCCCGACTTCCACAAGGCGCCGGAGTATCTCGCACCGCTCACCCAAGGACCTTGGGCCGCATACAATCTGAGCCTCGGAAAGGCGATGTACGCCGGCTTTACGATGGGCGGCATGGCCACCACCGTCGACGGTCGGGTGCGGCGCGCCGACGGCTCGGTGATCGAGGGACTGTACGCCGCCGGGGCCTGCGCCTCGAACATCGCCGAGAACGGCAAGAACTACGCCAGCGGAACGCAACTCGGCGAGGGATCGTACTTCGGCCGCCGCGCGGGACGGCACGCCGCCGCGGCCGCCACCGACTGA
- a CDS encoding Re/Si-specific NAD(P)(+) transhydrogenase subunit alpha — MSVGVVRETADGERRVALVPKVVASLVGKGVDVIVESGAGIDALIPDSQYVEAGATIGDPYSADVVLRVAPPADDEIAKLRSGQKLIGFLAPRNTDNKIGALKAAGVEAYAVEAIPRISRAQVMDALSSQGNVSGYKSVILAAEESTRFFPMLTTAAGTVKPATVLVLGVGVAGLQALATAKRLGARTTGYDVRPEVAEQVRSVGAQWLDLGIEAAGEGGYARELTDSERAQQQQALEDAIKGFDVVITTALVPGRPAPRLVTAAAVEGMKAGSVVIDLAGETGGNCELTEPGQTVVKHDVTIASPLNLPATMPEHSSELYSKNLLALIELMLGEDGVITPDFDDEVLAAACVTREEASA; from the coding sequence ATGAGCGTGGGTGTCGTGCGCGAAACGGCCGACGGGGAGCGCCGCGTGGCGCTGGTCCCCAAGGTGGTCGCTTCGCTCGTAGGCAAGGGCGTCGACGTCATCGTCGAGTCCGGAGCCGGGATCGATGCGTTGATCCCGGACAGTCAGTATGTCGAGGCGGGGGCCACCATCGGTGACCCGTATTCGGCCGATGTCGTGCTGCGGGTCGCCCCGCCGGCCGACGACGAGATCGCGAAGCTGCGCAGCGGACAGAAGCTGATCGGCTTCCTGGCACCGCGCAACACGGACAACAAGATCGGTGCGCTCAAGGCGGCCGGTGTCGAAGCATATGCGGTCGAGGCCATCCCGCGTATCTCCCGCGCGCAGGTGATGGACGCGCTCAGCTCCCAGGGCAACGTCTCGGGCTACAAGTCCGTCATCCTGGCGGCCGAGGAATCCACCCGGTTCTTCCCGATGCTCACCACGGCCGCGGGCACCGTCAAGCCGGCCACCGTGCTGGTCCTCGGTGTGGGTGTGGCCGGACTGCAGGCCCTGGCCACCGCCAAGCGCCTCGGTGCCCGCACCACCGGCTACGACGTGCGCCCCGAGGTGGCCGAGCAGGTCCGTTCGGTGGGTGCGCAGTGGCTCGACCTCGGTATCGAGGCCGCCGGTGAGGGCGGCTACGCCCGCGAACTCACCGACTCCGAACGCGCTCAGCAGCAGCAGGCGCTCGAAGACGCCATCAAGGGCTTCGACGTCGTCATCACCACCGCGCTCGTGCCGGGCCGTCCCGCACCGCGCCTGGTGACCGCCGCCGCCGTCGAGGGAATGAAGGCCGGCAGTGTCGTCATCGACCTCGCCGGCGAGACCGGTGGCAACTGCGAACTGACCGAGCCCGGGCAGACCGTCGTCAAGCACGATGTCACCATCGCCTCGCCGCTCAACCTGCCGGCCACGATGCCCGAGCATTCGAGCGAGCTGTACTCGAAGAACCTGCTGGCACTGATCGAGCTGATGCTCGGCGAGGACGGCGTCATCACCCCCGATTTCGACGACGAGGTGCTCGCCGCGGCGTGTGTCACCCGTGAGGAGGCCTCCGCCTGA